The DNA segment CAGGACGGGCAAGGTCGGACGCCGGGAAGTGGCGGGAAACGACACCGGAAGACGCCGGACGACGCCGGAAACTGCCCTCCGGGGCGGCAAGGCCACGGCAACGCGGCGGGCCGAAGGTTGTGGCGAAGCGCCCGTCAGTGCACCCGCAGCTTGATGCACCCCTCGCAGGGCGCTGGCGGCATGCCCCGCGCATGGGCGGCGCGAAACGCCGCATACGCCGGACGCCCCCATACCTCGGCCAGGGTGGCGTCCTCCACGCTGCCGAACAGCATGCGCCCGGCCGCAACCGGGCCGGAACCGTCACGCGGGCGGCCACCGCACAGGGGCAGCGCCGCGAACACGCAGGGGGCCACCATGCCGTCCACGGTTATCACGGCGGCACGGCCCACGTTTTCGGTGCACGAAGCATCCCCCTCGCGCGCCGCCAGCGCGTGCAGCATGGCGCTGGGGACGTCCCAGAGTTCCGGCGGTTCGTGCCCCGGCAGGAACGGATGGTCAGGCGTGACCGAGTGAGCCTGCAGCGAAACGGCAGCGTCCTGCCGCCCGTCCTGCCGCGGAACCGGATGTACGGGCAAAGATGCAGGCGGTTGCGCGGGCCGGGGCAGGCGCCAGACCATCCGGATGCCCTCTGCCTCGGCAACCGTGCATGCCGCTTCCAGCCGCCGCCCCAGTGCGGCCAGTTCGTCAGCCCCGGCATGGGCGTAGGCGGCGTCCGCAAGTTGGGGCGTGGTCACGTGGTCCAGCGTGGACACCACCACCGTTTCCACGCCGCGCCCGCGCAGCAACGCGGGGAGAGCTTCCGGCCCGCCCGTGTCCTGGCGCAGCAGCATGTAGGCCAGATGCACGCGGGGCAGCACGCTGCCCGCACGCGCCTTGGCCTCGCGCAAGGCGTCCAGCGCGGCCAGCACCCGTGCGGTTGGCGCTCCGCGCCGCACCGCATCGTTGCGGGCACCGATGCCCGCCAGCGACAGGGCCACCATGTCCACCCCGGCATCCACCAGCACCCCGGCCATGCCTGCATCCAGATGCATGCCGTTGGTGGTCAGCCCCACCGCGTACCCCGCCGCCACGGCCTCGGCCAGCATGTCCGGATACCGGGGATGCAGCAGCGGCTCGCCCCATCCCTGCAAGTGCAGGTGGCGCGTGCCCCGGCAGGCGGTCAGCACCCGCCGGAACAGCGCCATGGGCATGTCCGCGTTGCGCCATCCATCCCCGCAGGCGGTGCGCGGGCAATAGACGCACGCCGCGTCGCAGCGGGTGGTCACCTCCACCTGCACCCAGTCCCACCGGGGGCGGCGGGGGCGAAACAGCGCACGCAGGGCAGGGAACATGGATCCTCCCGTCCGGACCAGATACGGGCCAGATACGGGCCGGTTACGGGCCAGGCATAAGGCAGGCAGGGGACCGGCATGAGGCAACAGGGGCGGCCCATGGCACGTCCACGGCCCCCCATGGGACCGGGCGGCACCCCACCCTTTTCGCAATTCAGCCGTACATGCGGAACGGGTTGGGCCACAGCCGGTTCACCCGGGTAGCGTAGCGATCCCATGCATCACCGAAGCGGGCGGCAAGAAACGATTCCTCCACCACCACCGTCTCGCGGAACAGCGCCCATGCCACCACCGGCCCGGCCAGCATGGGCCACGAGGCGAAACACAGCGCGATGCCCGGCAAAATGCCCAGGATCCACCCCGCGTAGATGGGGTTGCGGGTGATCCGGTACGGGCCGCCGGTGACCAGGCGCCCCTCCTGGCGGCCCGGCTTCAGCTCCGCCCAGGCGCGACGCACGGTCAGCGTGCCCAGCAGCAGGGCGCACAGCCCCATGAGCACCCAGGCCCAGTGGGGCAGCATTTCCATGCCGAAAGGCCCCGGCAGGGCCAGGGTAAGCCCCGCTCCGCCAAGCTGCGCCAGCAGGGCGGGCACCACGATGCGCGGCCCCGCGCCCCACAGCGAAAGATCCTCCGGCGTCACGCCCCCGGCGCGTTCGTCCTCGTGCGACGGCACCACACGGGGGATGGACGGGCCTTCCCCCGCCGCGCCCGGTTCGCCGGGCAGATCCGGCTCGCCGTGCGGCGGACGGAAGGAACCCGGCTGCCGGTCGTCCGCCTCGTCGGTCCGCAGCAACGCGGAGTATTCGTGCGCGATGTCCAGATGGTCGTGTTTCATGGCGGAGCCTCCATGCCGAAGGGTTTTCCACGCCTGCACCATACCCGAATCAGCGGCCATCAGGGAAGCCCCCGGCAGCCCGCCGGTCCGATTTCCACGCACGGGCCAGCGCCATGTCCTGCTCCACGTTCCGCGCCATCCTCCGTTCCATGCCCCGCCATCACCAGGGTATACCCGCTGTCATGCCGCATGGATGCACGCGGCTTGCTGCTTCCGGAATTGCGACAGCGATAAAAATGGCGCCCGCATTTTCTTGACTGTCCGCAATACATGCATAGTATCAACAGTTACATCTGCAAACCATCAACAGGAGTCCACATGACGCACGACACCGGTCACGACCTGCGATCTTCCTACGCACGGCCTGCGACCCCTGCCGATCGCCTGCTCGACCCCTTCCTGTCCTTCATGCGCATCGAGGCAGCCAGCGGCATCCTGCTGCTTGCCTGCACCGTGCTTGCACTGTGCGCAGCCAATTCGCCCCTGGCCACCGCATGGCATGCCTTCTGGCAGCACCCCTTCGCCATGGGGCCGGAGGGCTTCGAACTGCGCAAGCCGCTGATCCTCTGGGTGAACGACGGCCTGATGGCCATCTTCTTCTTTATGGTGGGACTGGAGATCAAGCGCGAGATGCTGGCCGGGGAACTGGCCACCCCCGCCCAGGCCCTGCCCCCCGTACTGGCGGCGGCGGGCGGCATGGCGGCCCCGGCGCTGGTCTATCTGGCCTTCAACCTGGGGCATCCTTCCGGCATAGCGCAGGGCTGGGCCGTGCCCATGGCCACCGACATCGCCTTTGCCCTCGGCGTGCTTGCGCTGGCCGGGGACCGGGTGCCCCTTTCGGTCAAGGTGTTCCTGACCGCCCTGGCCATCGCCGACGACATCGGCGCGGTGCTGGCCATCGCCCTGTTCTACACGGCGGACATCTCGCTGGTGGCGCTGGGCATCGGCTTTGCCGGGCTGGCCGTGGCCGCGCTGGGCAATGCCCTGGGCGTTGTGCGCACCCTGTTCTACGTGCTGGCGGGTGCCGTCACCTGGGTGGCCTTCCTGAAGTCGGGCGTGCACGCCACGGTGGCGGGCGTGCTGCTGGCCTTCTGCATTCCGGCCCGCGCGCGCGCCACCCCCGGCGACCTGGTTTCCGCCGGGCGGCGCCTGCTGGGCGCCGTGGAAAGCGGCGCTGCCGACGGGCATCTGCTGGCCGACGCCCACCGCCATGCCGCCGTCGAGGCCATGGAAACCGCCGCCCGCCATGCCGCCACGCCCCTGCGCAGGCTGGAACACGCCCTGGCCCCGTGGGTGGCCTGGGGCATCATGCCGGTGTTCGCGCTGGCCAATGCCGGGGTATCCATCAGCGCGGACCTGCTGGGGGGCCTGGGCAACCCGGTGACCATGGGCGTGGCTGCGGGCCTCTTCTTCGGCAAGCAGTTGGGCGTGCTGGCCGCCGTGTGGCTGCCGGTGAAGCTGGGCCTGGCCCGACTGCCCCGCGACATGACCTGGCGGCACGTGTACGGCGTGGCCCTGCTGGCGGGCATCGGCTTCACCATGGCCCTGTTCGTGGCGCAACTGGCCTACGCGGACGCGCGCACCCTGGACTACGCCAAGTTGGGCATCCTTTCTGCCTCCCTGGTGGCCGGGGTGTGCGGATGGCTGGTGCTGCGCACCGCTCCGCCGCCCCCGGCCCATCACGCGGGCAACCGCCCACCACGCTGACGCCCCGCAGTACCGCCACCAGCGCGGAAACCTGCACCATGCGCTTGACAAAGAGGCCGCTTCACCATACACACCTTCTTCGCCGCACCGTCGGCCACGTTCCCCGGTGGCTCAATTGGCAGAGCGGGTGACTGTTAATCACTAGGTTGGCGGTTCAAGTCCGTCCCGGGGAGCCAGAATGTTCAGGGCGCATGACCATGGTCATGCGCCCTTTTCACATCCGCGAAGCCCCCCGGCTTCCCGCCCCCGCCAGTGGGCATCCGCCCCATATCCCCCTGCTCCCACATTTTCCCACGGGGGCAATTCCCCAACTGCCCGGCACCATATCCCCGTGAAAAATAACCTGTTCGGCATCGGTTTTGGCATGCCATGCCAATCCGTTCGGGCGGTTACGCACAACACCCGTCGATAGACACCTCTCGATGCATGGTGCTAGATACAAGACCTCGCATTACCAGACACACCCACCTGATGAACAAGGGAGATGGCAGAGATGGTCTCGCAGAGCATCCGTACGACCATGCTCATCATCATTGCCGGCGTTGTATTGCTGATACAATCGGCGCTGGTCGTGGTGGTGGCGAAAACCGGCTATGACGACGGACTGACGGAAAAGAAGCGCGAAATGCGCCTGATGGCTGAAACCATTTCCAAGTCGGTCTCGGATTTCGGCCTGCGTCAAGTGGACATGATGCGCGGGGCATCAAAGGTGCCGGTGCTGCGCCAGTTCCTGCAGGGCGATACCTCGCTCGAAGGGGCAGCGACGGAAGTGATCAACGCCATGTCGCAGGCAGCGCCTGGGGTAAACACCTACTACCTGTTCAACGCCCAGGGCAGCCAGGTCATCCTGCGCACCCAGGGCAAGGCAGGCAAGCCCAACCATCTGGCCGACCGCGAATACATCAAGGCGACCCTGGCCGGGAAGGAAGGCTACAGTTCCTCCCCGACCAAAAGCCTGGCCACCGGCAAGCTCATCGTCAGCGTCACCGCTCCCATCTTCGACGAGTCCGGCCGGGTGCTGGGCGGCGTGGGCATGTCCTACGCCATCGACGGGCTGGTGGATAACTACATCGACACCGTAAAGATTGGCGACACCGGGCGCCCCTTCTTTCTTTCGCCCAAGGGGGTGGTCATCGGCCACCCCGATGACGCCATGATCCTCAAGGACATTTCCGGCGACGCCGGCGTGGCCCAGATGATCGCCGCGCCCGACGGCCAGTCCACCATCACGCGCGACGGGCGCGAGGTGATGCAGACCTGGACCCGCGTGCCCAACTGGACGTGGATACTGGGCATTACCATGGACATGGACGAAATCGCCGCGCCCGCCGTGGCCCAGCGCAACTACATGATCGCCATGGGCATCGCGGCCATGGCTGCACTCATCGCGGTCAGCCTGTTCGCCCTCGACCGCATCGCCGTGCGCCCCATCAAGAAGCTGGAAGGATACGCCTCCACCGTGGCGGCAGGCAATCTGGACGACACTCTTGACCTTGCGCAGCGCAACGAAATCGGCAAGCTGGCCGACAGCCTGCGCACCATGGTGACCAGCCTCAAGGGCAAGATCGCCGAGGCCGACGAAAAGACCCGCATGGCCAACGAGGAATCGGCCCGGGCAGCCAGGGCCGGACGCGAGGCCGAAGAAGCCCGCGCCGCCGCCGTACGCGCCCGCGCCGAAGGCATGCTGCAAGCGGCCGCCAAGCTGGAAAGCGTGGTGGAAATCGTCACCTCCGCCTCGGAGGAACTTTCCGCTCAGGTCGAACAGTCCAGCAAGGGCGCGGAAAGCCAGAGCGCCCGCGTGGGCGAGACGGCCACCGCCATGGAAGAAATGAACGCCACGGTGCTGGAAGTGGCGCGCAATGCCTCCCAGGCCGCGGAATCCGCCGAGAACGCCAAGGGCAGGGCCGAAAACGGCGCCACCCTGGTCACCGACGTGGTGCGCAGCATCGCGGACGCGCAGACCCAGGCGCTGTCCCTCAAGACGGACATGCAGAGCCTGGGCACGCAGGCCGAAGGCATCGGCCAGGTCATGAACGTGATCACCGACATCGCCGACCAGACCAACCTGCTGGCGCTGAACGCGGCCATCGAGGCGGCCCGCGCCGGTGACGCCGGACGCGGCTTTGCCGTGGTGGCCGACGAGGTGCGCAAACTGGCCGAAAAGACCATGAACGCCACCCGCGAGGTGGGCGACGCCATCCGCAACATCCAGCACGGCACCCGCCGCAACATCGACAACGTGGAGCAGGCGGTGCAGCTCATCGATACCGCCACCGGCCTCGCCAACAAGTCGGGCGAAGCGCTGCAATCCATCGTGCAACTGGTGGAAGTTACCTCGGAGCAGGTGCGCTCCATCGCCACGGCGGCGGAACAGCAGTCCGCCACCAGCGAGGAGATCAACCATTCCATCGAGGACATCAGCCGCATTTCTGCGGAAACCTCCGACGCCATGCGCCAGTCGTCCGTGGCCGTCACCGAACTGGCCCGCCAGTCGCAGGAGATGAAGACCGTCATCGACGGCATGAAGCGCGAGGCCACGACCGCGTAGCTGGCACGCGGCACGCAGGACGCGGCACACCGGACGGTTGCCGCCAAACGTGCCGATGCACTGCCAATGCACAGGCAGGGCCGGAACGGCGTACGCGCCATTCCGGCCCTTTTGCGTCCCCGCTGGCGGTGCCCCTGCCGAAACCGCCGGGGGGCCGTACCGTCGCTTCCGACGCTTCCGACACTTCTGCCCGCTTCCGACGCTTCCGCCCGCTTCCGACTGTTGACCAACACCGCCACGGGCCTATACATGGCGGTACGGAGCGCGCGCACGCCACCCGACAGCGCACCCGCACCGCAACCCGAAGCCCGCAGGAGGCACCATGAAACGCATCATCCCGGCAGCCATCATGCTGCTGTGCGCCGCCACGGCCCAGGCCGACGACAAGTTCTCCGCCATGGACAAGGATGGCAACGCCAGCGTGACCTGGGAGGAATTTTCCGCCGGGTTCCCGCAGATGAAGAAGCCCGCCTTCGACGCCATCGACACCGACGCCAACGGCGCCCTTACCCACGAGGAATGGGACGCCTTCCGCGCCCACCACGGCCAGGGCGGCATGGGCATGGGCGGCGGCATGGGCCCCAAGGACGGGCAAGACACCACCATGCCCAAGGGCATGGGCGGCATGGGGTCCGCCCCGCTCATCCAGCCCCCCGCCAAGTAGCCGCCCCCGCGCTACCACGGTGCAACGGCACCCCCCTTGAAATGCGATACGGGCCGGTAGTTACCGGCCCGTTTCCTTTCCTGCGGCAAACCAGCGCGCCTGCCCGTTCCGCACGGCCCGCCTTCCACCGGCGCACCGGCCCAAAAAACCGCCGGGCACCGTGGCTACGCCATTTCTCCCGAATCCGGTCCGGCGTCCGATTCCGCATCCGGTCCTGTGCCCGGTCCGGCCCCCGATCCGGCACCCGATGCGGCACCCGCATCTTCCTCCGCTGACAACGCGCCGCGCTGCATCTTGCGCAGTTCGTGCTCCAACTGGTTCAAGGCATCCATCAGCAGCATGAACACCGGGCGCGTTTCTTCCGCGCCGGTGGACCGGGTGCGCAGTTCCATCCGCTCGGCCATCTGGCGCACCCGTTCGGCGCCGATGGCCTCCGCCTCCAGGCGCAACAGGTGTGACAGGGCGAGAAGCTCCACCCGGCTGCCCCGGTCCATGGCCGACCACAGGCTTTCGCGCAGCGTGCCCGACTGGCGCAGGAAGCGCAGCGAAGCCTCGTCGCCGCCCACAAGCAGCGTGGCCTCGTTGAACACCGGCACTTCGTCCACCGGCGCGGGCGCCGACCGGCGCAAGGCATCCTCTCCGGCACCGCCCACCATGTCTTCCACGGCGGCCAGCAGCGTCTTCAACCGTACCGGCTTCAGGGCCACGGACACCCCGCCAGCGGCATCCAGCGCGGGGTGGTCCACTCCGGCGGGGTCGCCGGTCATGAACAGCACCGGCACGTCGGCGGGGGTGGCCGCATCGGTCAGGCGGCGCAGGGCGCGCACCACGTCGGCCCCGTCCATGTCGCGCGGATGCGCGTCGGTGATGACCAAGTCGAAACGCCGCACGCGCGCCGCCTCCAGCGCCTCGCGCCCGGCGGCGGCCGTCACCGGGTGGTGCCCGCCGCGTGACAGGGCGCGGCTGACGGCGTGGCGGTTCACGTCGTCCGATTCCACCAGCAACACCTGCAACGATTCACTGGCCGTGGGGCAGGGCGGCCGGGGCGGCCGGGGCGGCCAGGGCGGCCGGGGCGGCCAGGGCGGGGTGACACGGGCCACCCCCGGCGCGCTGCCGCGCCAGGCGGCCCCCGAGGCGTGTTCCATCACCTGTGGCGGGGCGGAAACATCCGCATCCGGTTGACCGCCCGTCGCCGAGGCGGCGTGCACGCCCGCCTCGCATGTACCGAAAGGCAACAGCACGCGAAAGGTGCTGCCCTGCCCCGGCATGCTGTCCAGCACGATGTGGCCGCCCATCATGTCCGTGAACTTGCGGCAGATGGCAAGCCCAAGGCCAGAGCCGCCATAGCGCCGCGCGGTGGAGGCATCCGCCTGCCGGAAATTCTCGAAAATCAGGTCGTGCTTGTCGCCCGGAATGCCGATGCCCGTATCGCGCACCGAAAAACACAGCCACTGCGTGTCGCCGTGCGGGTGCATCCTCGGGGACATTTCCGAAGGCCTGTCCGGAAACATGCCCGACAGGCTCGACATAACTGACAGGCCCGCATCCCGCGCGGCACGCGTGCCGCCACCAGCCATATCGGGCGCATTGGGCGCAGCGGGCCCCTCCGCCACGCCCCCCACGGCCGGAGCATGCCCCATCTCGGCTTCACCCGGCGGTTCCGCCCGGCAAACCACCACATGCACCCCACCTTCGTCGGTGAACTTGATCGCGTTGCTGATGAAGTTCACCAGCACCTGGCGCAGCCTGCCGGGGTCGCCGCGCAGGTGGCGGGGCACGTCGCGGTCGATGTGCAGGGTCAGGGACAGGCCCTTGCGCTCCGCCGTGTGGCCCATGACGCGCATCACCCCGCGCACCAGCCGCGCCGGGGCGAAATCGATGCACTCCAACCGCAGCTTGCCCGCCTCCACCCGCGAAAGATCCAGCAGGTCGTTGACGATGCCCAGCAACGCCTCTGCCGAAACCAGCGCGGCGCGCAGGTTCTCGGCCACGTCAGCAGGCAGGTGCTCTTGCAATGAAAGTTCGGTCAGGCCGATGATGGCGTTGAGCGGGGTGCGTATCTCGTGGCTCATGTTGGCCAGGAACTCGCTCTTGGCCCGGCTGGCTTCCTCCAGCCCGCGCGCCGATTCGGCCAGGGCCTGTTCCGTCCTGCGGCGCTCCAGCGCGGCGCCGATGATCTCGCCCGCCGTTTGCAGGAACTTGAGATCCACCGATTCCCACACCCTCGGCCTGCGGGTGTCGTCAAAGCCGATGAACCCGTACCATCGTCCCTGCGCCACGATGGGCAGCACCAGCAGTGACCGGATGCCCTGCGATTGCAGGACCACCCGCTCCGACTCGGGAAAGGTTGCCACCGGCCCCCGAATCACCCGGCCCGCCTCCAGTTCCTGCCCCCAGCGGGGAATGACGGTGGCGTAGGGCACGTCGCGCAGCAACGGGTTGTCGATCTGGGGCGGCACCCCCGGCGCGCACCGTTCGTAGCGTTGCGAGCAGCAACGGTTGCCTTGCGCGTCCTCGTGGTTCTCGAAAATGTACACCCGGCAGGCCCCGGCAGCCTCGCGCAGGCTTTCCAGCACCACGAGCAGCGTGTCGTCGGCGCAGGGGCGCGCCAGAAGGTCGCGCGCGCAGGTGGACAGCACCCGGTCGTACAGCAGGCGCAACTGCATCTCGTTGCGGGTGCGCACCCGCTCCGAAATGTCGCGCGCCACCGCCACGATAAGATCCCCGCGCGAGGAATGCCATGCGCTGGTGCTGAGTTCCACGGGCACCAGGGTGCCGTCGCCCCGGCAGTAGCGTGCCTCCTGGTCCAGCAGCGGCGTGCCGCTGAGCACGGTGCGCGATATTTCCAGACAGCGGTCGCGGGTAAGGGTGGGGTTGATGTCGCAGGGGCCCATGGTCAGCAATTGCTCGCGCGAAAGCCCCAGCAGGGCGCAGGCCCCCCGGTTGACGTCCACGTGCAGCCCGGTCACCGGGTCGATGAGGAAGATGGCCTCGGCCGTGGCATCCAGCGCGGCACGAAAGCGGCGCATGGCCTCTTCCGTCTCCTTCATGTCGGTGATGTCCACCGCCAGTTCGTACCGGGCCAGACGCCCGTCGCCCAGCGGAACCAGCCGATCGATGCAGCGGAACCAGCGGTTCAGGGCCGGGTTGCGGAACTCCCAGACGTGGGCCTTGTCCGGCTCGTCGCGCAGGCGGCCATTGTTGCAGAAGGGGCAGGGGGCATCACGGCCCTGCAACGCCTCGTGGCAGCGACGGCCCTCGCAGTCGCCCACAAGGCGGCGCAACGCGGCGTTGACGTGCAGTATCTCGTGGGTGTCGATGTCGGAAACGTAGGCGCAGACCAGCCCGTCCACGGCCGGGGCGGCCATTTCCACAGCGGGGTCGGCCAACTCGCGCGGGTGCAGGGGCCAGCCGCCCCAGCGCCCCGGCGTGGGGCGTGGCGGGGAGGTTTCGCCAGCGAAGGACACGGGTGGGGTGAAAGAACCGGAGACGCCGGACGGAGCAAGGCCATCGGCCGGAGCGGGAAAATCTGCCGCCCCTGCCGGCCCTGCCGAATCGGAACAGACAGGCGCGCCGCCCGGCACGGGATCGTCGGGGCGCAGCCCCAGGGCCTCGCGCAGGCGGCGGTTTTCCTCCTCCAGCGTGCGCAGGCGGTCCCGGTCAGCGTCACCGGGCAGGCGCACGCTGTCACACGCACCAGCGCACGCATCGGCACACGCATCGGGGAATCCGCATGGTACCGCCTGGCCGCTTGCGGTGACGGTGGTACGGTCCGATGCAGGGTCCGGTGCATGCGACGGCACGGGGTCCGGCACATGATTCGTGTTGGGGTGACAGGGCTGCGCTGCCCCGTCGGCATCATCCTTGCGCATGGCGTCCTCACGGGGGTCCCCAGTATCGGGGGGCACCCGGCATACTGCGCGAAACCGGGGGCGAAGGCAACAGCCCCCCCCCGGGCCGTACGGCCCAACCATCTGTCATGACCGTACGGCCCAGCTATCCGTCATGACCGTACGGCCCGACCATCTGTCATGACCGTACGGCCCAGCTATCCGTCATGACCGTACGGCCCAGCTATCCGTCATGACCATACGGCCCAACCATCTGTCATGACCGTACGGCCCAACCATCCGGCATGAGCCACTCGGGCCGCCGGGAATCGGGTGCTTCTCCTTGCCTGCCCCCCTGCCCGCCACTATAGTCCGCGCATGCGACATTCCAGCCACGACCACCGCCGCGCCAGGCCCGGCGGCACCATGCCGCGCCGCGCGGTCCCATCCGGGGCATGCCCTGCGGCATACGTTCCGCAACGCGGGCGCACGCCCCTGCCCCAGCCCGCCTTTCTGCCCACCACCGCGCGCGAGATGCGCGACCTTGGCTGGGACCGGCTGGACGTGCTGCTCGTCTCCGGCGATGCCTACGTGGACCACCCCACCTTCGCCATGGCCCTGCTGGGCCGCTGGCTGGTGGCGCACGGCTTTCGCACCGGCATCGTGGCCCAGCCCCGCTGGGACACACCGGACGACGTGGCCCGCATGGGCCGCCCCCGCCTGTTCACCGGCATTTCGGCGGGTTCGCTCGATTCCATGCTGGCCCACTACACCGCCTTCCGCAAGAAGCGCCACGACGATGCCTTCACCCCCGGCGGTCAGGCCGGGGCGCGTCCCAACCGCGCGGCCATCGTCTACGCCAACCTGGCGCGCCAAGCCTTTCCCGGCCTGCCCGTGGTGCTGGGCGGCATAGAGGCATCGCTGCGGCGCATCAGCCACTACGATTTCTGGACCGACGCCCTGCGGCGGCCCATTCTCATGGATGCCAAGGCCGACCTGCTGGTGTGGGGCATGGGCGAACGCGCCCTGCTGGACGCGACCTGCGCGCTGGACACCGCCATGGAGGCCGCGGGAGCGGACGCCTACGACGCCGCCCTGCTGCCCCCCCTTGCGGAAATTTTCGATGGCATCCCCGGCACGGCCCGCATGGGCCGGATGGCCGAGTGGAACGCAACCCCGGCAGAGGATGCCGCACGGGGGACAGGCGACGAACCGGGCGACGGCGAACCGGGCGACAACGATCAGCACGGCCCGGACCAATCCAACCCCGGCACCATCCCGCTCATGCGCCTGCCCTCGCACGCGGCCATCATGGCGGACCCGCGCCTGCTCATGCGCGCCACCCTGCTGCTGGAGCGCCACGTGCACCGCGGCGACGCGCGGGCCATCCAGCCCGTGGACGACACCGCCACGTCGCGGGCCGTGCTGCTGGCCCCGCCTGCGCCGCCCCTGTCCCCGGACGAGATGGACGCGCTGTACGCCCTGCCCTTTGCCCGGCGGGCGCACCCCGCCCACCGCGAACCCGTCCCCGCCGAAGAAATGATCCGCACCAGCATCACCACCCACCGGGGGTGCGGTGGCGGCTGTTCGTTCTGCTCGCTGGCCCTGCACCAGGGGCGGCGCATCGCCTCGCGCAGCCGCGATTCGGTGCTGGACGAGGCAATGCGCCTGAACGACATGGAGCGTTTCAGCGGTTCGGTCAGCGACGTGGGCGGCCCCAGCGCCAACATGTGGAAGGCCCGCTGCACCCTGGACCCGGCCCGTTGCCGCCGGGCAAGCTGCATGCACCCGCGCGTGTGCCCCGGCTTTGCCGTGGACCAGTCCGAGGCCGTGGAACTGCTGCGCGCAGTGCGCGCCACCCCCGGCGTGCGCCACGTGCGCGTGGCCAGCGGGGTGCGCTTCGACCTTGCCCTGCGCGACGAGGAAGCCCTGCGCGC comes from the Nitratidesulfovibrio sp. genome and includes:
- a CDS encoding ATP-binding protein — its product is MRLPGDADRDRLRTLEEENRRLREALGLRPDDPVPGGAPVCSDSAGPAGAADFPAPADGLAPSGVSGSFTPPVSFAGETSPPRPTPGRWGGWPLHPRELADPAVEMAAPAVDGLVCAYVSDIDTHEILHVNAALRRLVGDCEGRRCHEALQGRDAPCPFCNNGRLRDEPDKAHVWEFRNPALNRWFRCIDRLVPLGDGRLARYELAVDITDMKETEEAMRRFRAALDATAEAIFLIDPVTGLHVDVNRGACALLGLSREQLLTMGPCDINPTLTRDRCLEISRTVLSGTPLLDQEARYCRGDGTLVPVELSTSAWHSSRGDLIVAVARDISERVRTRNEMQLRLLYDRVLSTCARDLLARPCADDTLLVVLESLREAAGACRVYIFENHEDAQGNRCCSQRYERCAPGVPPQIDNPLLRDVPYATVIPRWGQELEAGRVIRGPVATFPESERVVLQSQGIRSLLVLPIVAQGRWYGFIGFDDTRRPRVWESVDLKFLQTAGEIIGAALERRRTEQALAESARGLEEASRAKSEFLANMSHEIRTPLNAIIGLTELSLQEHLPADVAENLRAALVSAEALLGIVNDLLDLSRVEAGKLRLECIDFAPARLVRGVMRVMGHTAERKGLSLTLHIDRDVPRHLRGDPGRLRQVLVNFISNAIKFTDEGGVHVVVCRAEPPGEAEMGHAPAVGGVAEGPAAPNAPDMAGGGTRAARDAGLSVMSSLSGMFPDRPSEMSPRMHPHGDTQWLCFSVRDTGIGIPGDKHDLIFENFRQADASTARRYGGSGLGLAICRKFTDMMGGHIVLDSMPGQGSTFRVLLPFGTCEAGVHAASATGGQPDADVSAPPQVMEHASGAAWRGSAPGVARVTPPWPPRPPWPPRPPRPPCPTASESLQVLLVESDDVNRHAVSRALSRGGHHPVTAAAGREALEAARVRRFDLVITDAHPRDMDGADVVRALRRLTDAATPADVPVLFMTGDPAGVDHPALDAAGGVSVALKPVRLKTLLAAVEDMVGGAGEDALRRSAPAPVDEVPVFNEATLLVGGDEASLRFLRQSGTLRESLWSAMDRGSRVELLALSHLLRLEAEAIGAERVRQMAERMELRTRSTGAEETRPVFMLLMDALNQLEHELRKMQRGALSAEEDAGAASGAGSGAGPGTGPDAESDAGPDSGEMA
- a CDS encoding YgiQ family radical SAM protein, with the protein product MPRRAVPSGACPAAYVPQRGRTPLPQPAFLPTTAREMRDLGWDRLDVLLVSGDAYVDHPTFAMALLGRWLVAHGFRTGIVAQPRWDTPDDVARMGRPRLFTGISAGSLDSMLAHYTAFRKKRHDDAFTPGGQAGARPNRAAIVYANLARQAFPGLPVVLGGIEASLRRISHYDFWTDALRRPILMDAKADLLVWGMGERALLDATCALDTAMEAAGADAYDAALLPPLAEIFDGIPGTARMGRMAEWNATPAEDAARGTGDEPGDGEPGDNDQHGPDQSNPGTIPLMRLPSHAAIMADPRLLMRATLLLERHVHRGDARAIQPVDDTATSRAVLLAPPAPPLSPDEMDALYALPFARRAHPAHREPVPAEEMIRTSITTHRGCGGGCSFCSLALHQGRRIASRSRDSVLDEAMRLNDMERFSGSVSDVGGPSANMWKARCTLDPARCRRASCMHPRVCPGFAVDQSEAVELLRAVRATPGVRHVRVASGVRFDLALRDEEALRAYTMEFTGGQLKVAPEHICDSVLDLMRKPGLAVFERFLTAFADHSTAAGKEQYVVPYLLSAFPGCTDDDMRTLSRWLAARGWSPKQVQCFIPTPGTVATAMFFAGIDPQGNPVPVARTDAQRLRQHRILIPDFGLPPAAPGRPAGGPGNRPGGRPNERPGGQDRRDRERRNDEGRDQRGHGTGPGGRPGGKPGDRSGGHGNDGRNANRNDARDDKRSTPHPDSRPGSRPDSRPGSRPGSHSDRRGTKGGGGRNR